In Syntrophomonas wolfei subsp. wolfei str. Goettingen G311, a single window of DNA contains:
- a CDS encoding ATP-binding cassette domain-containing protein, translating into MDGRIELIDVTKEYKHAGSPPVSALNCVNLSIRQGEFVGMVGLNASGKTTLARMLNGLILPSRGKVLVNGLDTADLAQKKEIRRLVGMVFQNPDNQIINPIVEEEVAFAAENLNLSPAEVRRRVDWALEVSGLADLRHHAPQMLSGGQKQRLAVAAVLVMQPSYLVLDEPTSMLDEDGRYELIKTLQDLNWHQRLSIIMISHRMEEVAPAERIIVLHQGTVYLDGPPAEVFRSPRFALAGLKPPPIARLTNNLLRQGHQIDDRIVTLEQMVEFLCR; encoded by the coding sequence ATGGATGGAAGGATAGAACTAATAGATGTAACGAAAGAATACAAGCATGCTGGAAGTCCTCCGGTAAGTGCATTGAACTGTGTTAACCTGAGCATCCGGCAAGGTGAATTTGTGGGGATGGTTGGCTTAAACGCTTCGGGAAAAACAACTCTGGCCCGGATGTTGAATGGGCTAATTTTACCCAGCAGGGGTAAGGTTCTGGTAAATGGGCTGGATACTGCTGATCTTGCTCAGAAGAAAGAGATTCGACGGCTGGTGGGAATGGTTTTTCAGAATCCTGATAACCAGATTATTAACCCTATTGTTGAGGAAGAGGTGGCGTTTGCTGCGGAGAATCTTAATCTATCTCCGGCCGAAGTACGCAGAAGGGTTGACTGGGCGTTAGAAGTATCAGGATTGGCGGATTTGCGCCATCATGCTCCCCAAATGCTTTCCGGGGGACAGAAGCAAAGGCTGGCAGTAGCTGCTGTTTTGGTTATGCAGCCTTCCTACCTGGTGCTGGATGAACCGACCTCTATGCTGGATGAGGACGGAAGGTACGAACTAATAAAAACACTGCAAGATCTGAACTGGCATCAACGGCTAAGTATTATTATGATATCACATCGTATGGAAGAAGTAGCTCCGGCAGAACGGATAATCGTTCTTCATCAGGGGACTGTGTACCTGGACGGTCCTCCTGCGGAGGTCTTCCGCTCCCCGAGATTTGCGCTGGCTGGCTTGAAGCCCCCGCCTATCGCCAGGCTAACCAATAATTTGCTCCGGCAGGGGCATCAAATCGATGACAGAATTGTTACTTTAGAGCAAATGGTGGAATTCTTATGCCGGTAA
- a CDS encoding energy-coupling factor transporter transmembrane component T family protein, with the protein MIMVICISSLALIYNTPARLLQLLLVTLVLLFIFSFNLRVIAGYLKPFIFLMFFLFVVQSIFSPGDRVILSLGPVSLISIEGVLAGATVVLRLLVITAAAMLFTTFSSRDFILGLVQWKVPYEIAFMVSTALRFLPLFRDELKNVLTAIQLRGVDLKKVPWRKKMVMYRRLTFPVVYRNMLKAEQLAIAMEARAFRAYPQRTYLRQLNLQRVDYVVILVSLLVTFILIMRYIG; encoded by the coding sequence ATGATAATGGTTATATGTATTTCCAGTCTAGCTTTGATCTATAATACCCCGGCTCGACTTCTTCAGCTTCTTCTGGTTACGCTAGTACTACTATTTATTTTTAGTTTTAATCTGAGGGTAATTGCCGGTTACCTTAAACCTTTTATATTCTTGATGTTTTTTCTTTTTGTAGTACAGAGTATTTTTTCGCCAGGGGATAGGGTAATTCTATCCTTAGGACCAGTATCCCTGATAAGTATCGAAGGTGTTCTTGCAGGAGCCACTGTAGTTTTACGCTTGCTTGTTATTACAGCAGCTGCCATGCTTTTCACTACTTTTAGTTCCCGGGACTTTATCCTGGGGTTGGTTCAGTGGAAAGTTCCTTATGAAATAGCCTTTATGGTATCCACCGCCCTGCGTTTTTTACCGCTTTTTCGGGATGAATTGAAAAATGTGCTTACAGCCATACAATTAAGGGGAGTTGATTTAAAAAAGGTGCCTTGGAGAAAAAAGATGGTGATGTATCGACGTTTGACTTTTCCTGTGGTATATAGAAATATGCTGAAAGCAGAACAATTGGCGATAGCGATGGAAGCTCGAGCTTTCAGGGCTTACCCCCAACGTACTTATCTTAGACAACTCAATTTGCAGAGGGTTGACTATGTAGTAATACTGGTTTCCCTGCTCGTTACTTTCATCCTTATAATGCGCTACATTGGCTAA
- a CDS encoding energy-coupling factor ABC transporter ATP-binding protein, whose product MFLELRQVAFSYPQKTSPAVIGINLSLKKSGITAIVGPNGSGKSTLTKLMLGILPASEGQIYLEGRNITEYSLAEVGRQIGYVFQNPDLQLFCASVAEEIAFGLVNQGCDVATLEERVNFYLDYFELAAYRKSFPLHLSQGEKQRLAIAAVLANEPEFLILDEPTNGLDAYRKRLLEEYLHKVAELGRGILLVSHDIAFVDRMAERIIVLANGQIQSDSNQRGEGYLCY is encoded by the coding sequence GTGTTTTTAGAACTGAGACAGGTAGCCTTTTCTTATCCTCAAAAAACCAGTCCTGCCGTGATAGGGATTAACCTGAGCTTAAAAAAGAGTGGCATAACTGCTATTGTCGGTCCTAATGGCAGCGGCAAAAGCACCCTGACCAAGTTAATGTTAGGGATTTTACCAGCTAGCGAGGGGCAGATCTATCTGGAAGGGCGTAATATAACGGAATATTCGTTGGCAGAAGTCGGCCGTCAAATCGGTTATGTTTTTCAGAATCCCGACCTGCAGCTTTTTTGTGCTAGTGTAGCGGAAGAAATAGCTTTCGGACTGGTCAACCAGGGTTGCGATGTAGCAACATTGGAGGAAAGAGTAAACTTTTACCTGGATTATTTTGAACTGGCTGCTTACCGGAAAAGCTTCCCATTACACTTAAGCCAGGGAGAAAAACAGCGATTGGCCATAGCGGCTGTTTTAGCCAATGAACCTGAATTCTTAATTTTGGATGAGCCTACTAACGGATTGGATGCTTATCGTAAAAGACTTCTGGAAGAATATCTGCATAAGGTAGCTGAGCTGGGCCGGGGAATACTGTTAGTTAGTCATGATATCGCTTTTGTTGATAGGATGGCAGAGCGGATTATAGTTCTGGCAAATGGACAAATTCAATCGGATAGCAATCAGAGGGGAGAAGGCTATCTATGCTATTAG
- a CDS encoding energy-coupling factor ABC transporter ATP-binding protein, translated as MESCNEAVVVQDLTYQYHASGPFILRDIDFRIDRGEVVVITGLSGCGKSTLCLCISGLIHHHRNGVISGKIILNGKDTRGMRGPDLALEVGMVFQDPDTQLFSPTVEDEIAFAPENLCLPPEQIQERVNNVIDTLGLAALRHANPYYLSGGEKHLVALAAVLALDPPVLILDEVLSQLDSLGKKRVITTLEILRDKGKTIIAVEHNLEALAFADRFMVLEAGKIIRFDRTEKILADQDLLMTRRLI; from the coding sequence GTGGAATCATGTAATGAGGCGGTAGTGGTTCAGGATCTAACTTATCAATATCACGCAAGTGGACCTTTCATTCTTAGAGATATAGATTTCCGGATAGACCGAGGCGAAGTCGTAGTGATTACAGGTTTAAGCGGCTGCGGCAAGAGCACCTTGTGTCTTTGCATAAGTGGGCTTATTCATCACCATCGTAATGGGGTAATAAGCGGGAAAATAATCCTGAATGGCAAGGATACAAGGGGAATGAGGGGACCGGATCTGGCTTTGGAAGTAGGCATGGTTTTCCAGGACCCTGATACCCAGCTTTTTTCACCTACGGTGGAAGATGAGATTGCTTTTGCTCCGGAGAACCTGTGCCTGCCACCAGAGCAGATACAGGAGAGGGTAAATAATGTGATTGATACCTTGGGGCTGGCCGCCTTAAGACATGCCAATCCCTATTATTTGTCAGGCGGGGAGAAACATCTGGTGGCTCTGGCGGCAGTCTTAGCCCTGGATCCGCCGGTCTTGATTCTAGATGAAGTCCTGTCCCAGCTAGATAGCCTGGGGAAAAAAAGGGTGATAACGACCCTGGAAATATTGCGTGATAAGGGAAAGACTATTATTGCCGTAGAGCATAATTTGGAAGCGCTTGCTTTTGCCGATCGCTTCATGGTGCTTGAGGCTGGAAAAATAATCCGCTTTGACCGAACGGAAAAAATATTGGCGGATCAAGATTTGTTAATGACCAGAAGGTTAATCTGA
- a CDS encoding ECF transporter S component: MQKFLDRFSLYDLIIIALLAALGIATKSIIVPLAHIITGPFFIPSGAVAGGFYMMWLVLGFGITGRRGTMTLIGLVQAILVIATGIVGSHGVISLLTYTMPGILADLGLFLIGHRVCCLPCSFLAGLLCNITGTIMVNLVYFRLPLIPLVLSLSIAALSGGLGGMLAFKILEQIRTFQNRDQNVSSNQ; this comes from the coding sequence ATGCAAAAATTTCTCGATAGGTTTTCTCTTTATGATTTAATTATCATAGCTTTGTTGGCAGCTTTGGGGATTGCCACCAAATCGATAATTGTTCCCCTGGCCCATATTATTACCGGCCCCTTCTTCATCCCCTCCGGGGCTGTGGCTGGCGGCTTTTATATGATGTGGCTGGTTCTGGGCTTTGGCATTACCGGGAGAAGGGGTACTATGACCCTTATAGGTCTGGTGCAGGCTATCCTGGTAATAGCTACCGGTATAGTTGGTTCTCACGGAGTTATCAGTTTGCTGACCTATACTATGCCGGGAATTTTGGCTGACCTGGGGTTGTTTTTGATTGGCCACCGGGTTTGTTGCCTGCCTTGTTCCTTTCTTGCAGGCCTTCTATGCAATATTACCGGCACTATTATGGTTAATTTGGTATATTTCCGTCTTCCTTTAATTCCATTGGTCTTGAGCTTGAGTATAGCTGCTCTGTCCGGTGGCTTAGGTGGAATGCTGGCATTCAAAATTTTGGAACAGATAAGAACATTTCAAAATCGGGACCAGAATGTCAGCTCTAATCAATAG
- a CDS encoding NusG domain II-containing protein translates to MNKANKILIGVVLALVLFSYWGFFLAYRENVPLTAVISVNGDIVVQLKLDESISKHFIKVPGPLGTSVVEVKPGAIRMKSSPCPGHYCTKTGWIDRPGQVVACIPNRVIIKISPDKESLDAISH, encoded by the coding sequence ATGAATAAAGCTAATAAAATTCTTATTGGTGTAGTACTGGCTCTGGTTCTGTTCAGCTATTGGGGTTTTTTTCTGGCTTACCGGGAAAATGTCCCATTGACAGCAGTTATTTCGGTTAACGGAGATATCGTTGTCCAGCTAAAGCTTGATGAATCCATCAGCAAACACTTTATTAAAGTTCCCGGTCCCCTGGGTACCAGTGTAGTGGAAGTAAAACCTGGCGCTATCCGTATGAAATCTTCCCCTTGCCCGGGACATTATTGCACGAAAACCGGTTGGATTGATCGGCCTGGGCAGGTAGTTGCCTGTATCCCTAATCGGGTTATTATTAAAATATCACCGGATAAAGAATCGCTTGACGCCATTTCACATTAA
- a CDS encoding Gx transporter family protein yields the protein MSLAIILHLFEALIPIPFPIPGVKLGLANIVTLLALVLFDFKTAFLIAFLRTMLGSLLSGTIFNIAFFLSFAGAITSTCFMAILLFLLPPIFHHYDRGFSLVGISIGGAAAHNLGQLAMAALLIKHSGIFYYLPIMLLSSIPTGFLTGLILRELIKYMKLSGQLEIQQWNQL from the coding sequence TTGTCCCTGGCCATAATTCTCCACCTATTTGAAGCCCTTATTCCCATACCCTTTCCAATTCCCGGCGTTAAGTTGGGTCTGGCGAATATTGTCACCTTATTGGCTTTAGTTCTTTTTGATTTCAAAACTGCATTCTTAATTGCATTTCTACGAACCATGCTTGGTTCCCTGCTAAGTGGCACTATATTTAATATAGCCTTCTTTTTGAGTTTTGCCGGGGCTATAACCTCCACTTGTTTTATGGCTATCTTATTATTTCTGCTCCCCCCCATATTTCACCATTATGACCGTGGCTTTAGCCTCGTGGGAATCAGTATAGGTGGGGCTGCTGCTCATAACCTGGGACAATTGGCTATGGCCGCACTACTAATTAAACACAGCGGTATTTTCTACTATCTTCCTATTATGCTGCTTTCGTCTATACCTACTGGTTTTCTTACTGGACTTATATTAAGAGAACTAATAAAGTACATGAAATTATCAGGCCAGCTGGAAATTCAGCAGTGGAATCAACTTTAA
- a CDS encoding FAD:protein FMN transferase produces the protein MLGCEDSSLPPEQSDLREYSRENFIMNTLVTIRVYSSDPALGKRALAEAFAEFQRIDKLSNRFAEKNLPHPELSDVYRVNKNAGLKPVKVSDDTLAMLDRSQYFAGLSEGAFDVTVGPLMDLWGFGKEHYQIPSATQLESALALVGYKRILINETEKTVFLTEKGMEIDLGGVAKGYATDMAVQKLRQIGIKSAIINAGGSIYALGLKPDGSPWRTGIRDPRDADKIIAVLEVKDAAVVSSGDYERYFIRDGVRYHHILDPVTGQPARKLISSTIVAPQATDADLLSTTIFVLGSSEGKKLIGEMPNTSAVLVDDSGVINCSTELAEQIEFIEDTGYQVSGNI, from the coding sequence ATGCTTGGCTGTGAGGATAGCTCACTCCCACCCGAACAGTCCGATCTACGAGAATATAGCCGGGAGAATTTCATTATGAATACCCTGGTCACTATACGGGTTTATTCGTCTGATCCAGCACTGGGGAAAAGGGCTTTGGCAGAGGCTTTTGCCGAATTTCAAAGGATAGATAAATTATCTAACCGCTTTGCAGAAAAAAACCTGCCTCATCCTGAGCTCAGTGATGTTTACCGGGTAAATAAGAATGCAGGTTTAAAGCCGGTAAAGGTTAGTGACGATACTCTGGCTATGCTCGATAGAAGCCAGTATTTTGCCGGCTTATCAGAGGGAGCCTTTGATGTTACGGTGGGGCCATTGATGGATCTCTGGGGTTTTGGAAAGGAGCACTATCAGATCCCCTCGGCAACGCAATTGGAATCCGCGTTAGCATTAGTCGGATATAAGCGGATCTTAATCAATGAAACAGAAAAGACGGTATTTCTAACGGAAAAGGGTATGGAAATCGATTTGGGTGGGGTTGCTAAAGGATATGCTACTGATATGGCGGTACAAAAGCTCCGGCAAATAGGCATTAAGTCAGCCATAATAAACGCTGGAGGCAGTATATATGCCCTGGGCTTAAAACCAGATGGATCACCCTGGCGAACGGGTATTCGAGATCCTCGTGATGCGGATAAAATTATTGCTGTTTTAGAGGTTAAAGATGCGGCGGTGGTAAGTTCCGGAGATTATGAACGCTATTTCATCAGAGATGGAGTACGTTATCATCATATTCTGGACCCAGTTACAGGTCAACCGGCTCGAAAGCTAATCAGTAGTACCATTGTAGCTCCTCAGGCTACAGATGCCGACCTACTCTCTACCACTATATTTGTACTCGGTTCCAGCGAAGGGAAGAAATTAATAGGGGAAATGCCCAATACCAGTGCAGTATTGGTAGACGATTCGGGAGTTATTAATTGCAGTACAGAACTGGCTGAGCAGATTGAATTTATAGAAGATACAGGATATCAAGTTTCAGGCAATATTTAA
- a CDS encoding 4Fe-4S binding protein, translating into MRKIRRVVQLLSAIGINSYYIGFFKGSIYLGNLKKICCPGLNCSSCPGALLSCPLALLQTSIAGIGTAHYSFFILGFLLLVGVTLGRFICGWFCPFGLIQELLFKIPLPKISWEERLKRLESLKYVVLVIFVLILPGFGTYGMSTAFCKYLCPVEVLEAHIPIMMVRPSLMSTVGPWFQWKLLLLIILLILALFMFKPFCRYLCPLGAIYSCFNSFSLYRLEVDADKCIDCKQCQAACKFKIPVYQIPNHRECMRCNDCLLCPSQALQVKTCRKRNISAEHGVNFKDSDS; encoded by the coding sequence TTGCGTAAAATCAGAAGAGTTGTCCAGCTTCTAAGCGCAATTGGGATTAATAGTTACTATATCGGCTTTTTTAAGGGTAGCATTTATTTGGGGAATCTTAAAAAGATCTGTTGTCCGGGGCTTAATTGTAGTTCTTGCCCGGGGGCACTGCTTTCATGCCCTTTAGCCTTGCTACAAACCAGTATAGCCGGAATAGGAACAGCCCATTACAGTTTTTTTATCTTAGGCTTTCTACTTTTAGTGGGCGTAACCCTGGGACGGTTTATCTGTGGGTGGTTCTGCCCTTTCGGTCTTATACAGGAATTACTTTTCAAAATACCTTTGCCTAAGATTTCTTGGGAAGAAAGGCTTAAACGACTGGAATCCTTAAAGTATGTGGTACTGGTAATTTTTGTTCTTATACTTCCCGGGTTTGGGACTTATGGGATGAGTACGGCCTTTTGCAAGTACCTTTGCCCGGTTGAGGTTTTAGAAGCCCATATTCCTATTATGATGGTTCGGCCATCTCTTATGTCTACTGTAGGACCCTGGTTTCAGTGGAAGTTATTATTACTAATAATATTACTGATATTAGCTCTATTCATGTTCAAGCCTTTTTGTCGATATCTTTGCCCTCTGGGTGCTATTTATTCCTGCTTTAATTCTTTTAGCTTGTATCGCCTGGAGGTTGATGCAGATAAGTGTATAGACTGTAAGCAATGCCAGGCAGCATGCAAATTCAAAATCCCCGTCTACCAGATTCCCAATCATAGAGAGTGTATGCGTTGTAACGATTGTTTGCTTTGTCCCTCCCAGGCTCTGCAAGTAAAAACTTGTAGAAAAAGGAATATTTCCGCCGAACATGGGGTTAACTTTAAAGACTCCGACAGCTAA
- a CDS encoding molybdopterin-dependent oxidoreductase: MNKNPKEIVPLPQYRISNKPVFIIIIILLFVIILFSYFNLQGEKLEEGRIRVKAGDHIIGEITIDEVKKLPAVNKKLVINSTAGLSKHNFTGVALYEVFNQMDPAIVKNYKRVITRGVDNYVSGLNMEEVLESNNVFLVYADNGKALKSKSGREGTMRIIILNDPYGQRFTNYLVEIELE, translated from the coding sequence ATGAATAAGAACCCGAAAGAAATTGTCCCACTACCCCAATATAGAATATCCAATAAGCCAGTGTTTATTATAATAATCATTCTTCTGTTTGTAATAATTTTATTCAGCTATTTTAACTTGCAAGGAGAAAAACTGGAAGAAGGCAGAATCAGGGTAAAGGCTGGAGACCATATCATTGGGGAAATAACTATTGACGAGGTGAAAAAACTACCAGCAGTTAATAAAAAACTGGTAATAAACTCAACCGCCGGACTGAGCAAACATAATTTTACTGGAGTAGCTCTCTACGAGGTATTTAACCAGATGGACCCGGCTATTGTTAAGAATTATAAAAGGGTTATTACCAGAGGTGTAGATAACTATGTTTCGGGCCTCAATATGGAGGAAGTATTAGAAAGTAACAATGTTTTTCTGGTTTATGCAGATAATGGCAAAGCCCTAAAAAGCAAAAGTGGCAGAGAGGGTACCATGAGGATTATTATACTAAATGACCCATACGGACAGCGCTTTACCAATTATTTGGTGGAGATAGAGCTGGAATAA
- a CDS encoding FMN-binding protein: protein MLNTEELNMLKRAIAYIVLVAIIIGCWGTTGCSREKTIPKQQLAILNQLLSTSVSDKQVEIIEIQDETAQKFPAIDKMFKVVADEEQENYVFLVSPVGYRAPINIMVAIDGEKDEIAGIKVLQQDETPGWGEWLAETWFTDRFKGKSVDIYLERAVLEAKAPNEIIQITSATVTTQAVLNGVNAAMGAYKELVLGSEAEAVPLNVEGFITESE from the coding sequence ATGCTTAATACTGAGGAGTTGAATATGCTTAAACGGGCGATAGCTTATATAGTTTTAGTTGCCATTATTATTGGGTGTTGGGGAACAACAGGATGTTCCCGGGAAAAAACCATACCCAAGCAGCAGCTTGCGATTCTAAACCAATTACTATCTACTTCCGTAAGCGATAAACAAGTGGAGATAATCGAGATCCAAGATGAAACAGCGCAGAAATTTCCGGCCATTGACAAGATGTTCAAAGTAGTTGCCGATGAAGAGCAAGAAAACTATGTGTTTCTGGTCAGTCCGGTTGGCTATCGGGCACCAATCAACATCATGGTAGCAATTGATGGGGAAAAGGATGAAATTGCCGGTATTAAGGTGCTGCAACAGGATGAAACACCGGGATGGGGGGAATGGCTGGCGGAAACGTGGTTTACCGATCGTTTTAAAGGTAAGAGTGTGGACATTTACCTGGAAAGAGCTGTATTGGAGGCCAAAGCCCCCAATGAGATCATACAGATTACCAGTGCTACCGTTACTACCCAGGCAGTGCTAAATGGTGTCAATGCGGCTATGGGTGCTTATAAGGAACTGGTACTGGGAAGCGAAGCTGAAGCGGTACCACTTAATGTAGAGGGTTTTATCACAGAAAGTGAGTAG
- a CDS encoding FN3 associated domain-containing protein translates to MKGQIKTGKVLIFALLFLGLNFLVACQGQKPESGGKIEKPDITPGFLTISGNGVKAPSRFTLAELKDMEEAQTSQCYSIVNNWPSKKYMVGRGIELSYLLKKVGIKDEAQTISFQAADGYFAVFTRQQLEEKRFYYPKLMEGSEEEAQEVPAILAWEHREGSKDLSKASGGKLTLLLGQKGLNDVQAQVCVKDVAVIEVLNSPPGQWSTVQATPAPGRIKSGTEIVLHHSEQDQVKIYYTTDGSSPSEKSLLYNPSTTYYQPELNKPLVVKQSVTIKTIAVGYGKKDSQIASFAYDVEGY, encoded by the coding sequence ATGAAGGGACAAATCAAAACAGGAAAGGTACTGATATTCGCCTTATTATTCCTCGGCCTAAATTTTTTGGTAGCATGTCAAGGGCAAAAACCAGAGAGTGGAGGTAAAATTGAAAAGCCTGATATTACACCGGGTTTCCTAACCATAAGCGGAAATGGCGTAAAGGCTCCCAGTCGTTTTACCCTTGCTGAACTGAAGGACATGGAGGAAGCCCAGACCAGCCAATGCTACTCTATAGTAAACAACTGGCCGAGCAAAAAATATATGGTTGGCCGAGGGATTGAGCTATCCTATCTTTTAAAAAAAGTGGGGATTAAGGATGAGGCGCAAACGATAAGTTTCCAGGCAGCGGATGGGTATTTTGCAGTATTTACCCGGCAACAACTGGAGGAGAAGCGCTTTTACTATCCGAAGCTGATGGAAGGTAGCGAGGAAGAGGCACAGGAGGTTCCAGCCATACTGGCTTGGGAACATCGAGAAGGAAGCAAGGATTTGAGCAAGGCCTCCGGCGGCAAGCTCACCCTGCTTCTTGGTCAAAAGGGATTAAATGATGTGCAAGCCCAGGTCTGTGTTAAAGATGTGGCAGTCATTGAAGTGTTAAACTCGCCGCCTGGCCAATGGAGCACGGTCCAGGCTACACCGGCACCGGGGAGGATAAAGTCTGGAACGGAGATCGTTTTGCATCATAGTGAACAGGATCAAGTGAAGATATATTATACCACTGATGGAAGCTCCCCCAGTGAGAAGAGCTTGCTATATAACCCCAGTACTACTTACTATCAACCGGAATTAAATAAACCGCTTGTAGTGAAGCAATCTGTTACCATCAAAACTATTGCCGTTGGATATGGAAAAAAAGACAGTCAGATAGCAAGTTTTGCCTATGATGTGGAAGGATACTAG
- a CDS encoding FN3 associated domain-containing protein: MKQKSFFQAVGIILGMIIIGCILSIFGCSSGGHTPSGQAGNTTREEVVHFTGNGLMKESRMTLSQMLELPNAHFEHRYSLINNWPNEKMLVARGVKISEILKAAGIKDEAKCILVKGEDGYECSYTREQLLETKRFYFPGVREREASRAELVEPIIAYEYMEDSEQLSEARADRLCLIMPQAYVNEQNQHSFVKAVSEIHVTVDDPGKWEVATVYPPAGNIKKGDSVKLQHKHMGKVKMYYTLDGSMPGENATLYNPSTYQPELNQPIVINQDTCIKVVVKGFGKYDSDMAEYHYQIK; encoded by the coding sequence ATGAAACAGAAAAGCTTTTTCCAAGCAGTTGGTATTATACTGGGGATGATTATAATTGGCTGCATTCTTTCTATATTCGGCTGCAGTAGCGGTGGGCATACCCCCTCGGGGCAAGCTGGCAATACTACCCGTGAGGAGGTCGTACATTTTACCGGAAACGGACTTATGAAAGAAAGCCGTATGACCTTAAGCCAGATGCTGGAATTGCCGAATGCTCATTTTGAACATCGCTATTCACTAATCAATAACTGGCCCAATGAAAAGATGTTGGTAGCCAGGGGAGTAAAAATATCGGAGATACTAAAAGCTGCTGGAATTAAGGATGAGGCTAAATGCATCCTGGTTAAGGGTGAAGATGGCTATGAGTGTTCATATACCCGGGAACAGTTGCTGGAAACGAAAAGATTCTATTTCCCCGGGGTTAGGGAAAGGGAAGCAAGCAGGGCGGAATTGGTAGAACCAATAATCGCCTATGAATATATGGAAGATAGTGAGCAATTAAGTGAGGCCAGGGCGGATAGACTATGTCTGATCATGCCGCAGGCTTATGTGAATGAACAGAACCAGCATAGCTTTGTAAAAGCTGTTAGTGAGATTCATGTAACGGTAGATGACCCGGGAAAATGGGAAGTAGCCACTGTTTATCCCCCTGCGGGGAACATTAAGAAGGGGGATAGCGTAAAACTTCAACATAAGCATATGGGAAAGGTAAAGATGTACTATACTCTTGATGGTTCTATGCCGGGTGAAAATGCTACACTCTATAATCCTAGTACATATCAACCAGAATTGAACCAACCTATAGTTATAAACCAGGATACCTGCATCAAGGTTGTGGTTAAGGGCTTTGGTAAGTATGACAGCGATATGGCTGAATACCATTATCAGATTAAATAG